A segment of the Longimicrobium sp. genome:
CCGTCTCCGCGCTGGCGGAGGGGATCCGCGCGCGGCGGCTGGACCCGGTGGAGCTGGCGGAGGCGTACCTGCAGCGGCTGGAGACGCTGGGGCCGCGGCTGAACGCCGTCGTCACCGTCACCCGCGAGCGCGCGCTGGCCGAGGCGCGGGCCGCGAAGCGCGAGATCGCCGCCGGGCGCTGGCGCGGGCCGCTGCACGGCATGCCGTACGGGGCGAAGGATCTCATTGCGGCGGAAGGCTATCCCACCACCTGGGGCGCACAGCCGTATCGCGAGCAGCGCTTCCCCGACGCGACCGTGGTGGCGAAGCTCAAGGCGGCGGGCGCCGTCCTCGTCGCCAAGCTCGCGTCCGTCGAGCTGGCCGGCGGGATGGGCTACGAGCAGGCGAACGCCAGCTTCACCGGGCCAGGGCGGACGCCCTGGAACCCGGAGTTCTGGAGCGGCGGCTCGTCCAGCGGCCCGGGCGCGGCCGTCGCCGCCGGGCTCGTCCCCTTCGCCATCGGCTCGGAGACGTGGGGATCGATCGTCACCCCGGCCGCGTTCTCGGGCGTCACCGGCCTGCGCCCCACGTACGGCCGCGTCAGCCGCGCGGGGGCGATGGCGCTCAGCTGGACGATGGACAAGATCGGCCCGCTCTGCCGCACCGCCGAGGACGCCGGGCTGATCCTGCAGGCCATCGCCGGGCCCGACCCGGCGGACCACAACTCGGCGGACCGGCCGTACCGCGCCTCGCTGGCGCTGCCGCGCGGGCGCCGGCCGCGCATCGGCGTGCTGAAGGGGCTGGCGGAGGGATCGCAGGCCGAGGTGAAGCGCAACTTCGAGCGCTCGGTGGAGGTGCTGTCGGGCTTCGCCGAGATCGTGCGCGACGTGACGCTGCCGCGGTTCCCCTACGGCGCCGCGGCGGGGGTGATCATCGACGCGGAGGCGGCCAGCATCTTCGAGGAGCTGGTGGACAGCGGGCGCGTGCACCAGCTCACCGCGCCCGAGGACCAGATCGGCGGCTACCCCGGCCAGGTGGTGTTCGCCAGGGACTACCTGCGCGCGCTGCGCATCCGCACCCCCGCCGCGGTGGCGATGGACCGCTTCTTCGTGGAGGGGGGATTCGACGCGGTCGTCCATCCCACGCGCCCGACCGTCTCCTTCCCCGTGGGGAAGAAGTTCAGCGAGGCATACAGCGACCTGGCCGGCGGCGGCGAGCCGATCAGCGGCGCGGCGAACCTGCTCGGGCTCCCCGGCATCGCGCTCCCCAACGGCTTCGGGCGCGACAACCTGCCGACGTCGCTGTCGCTCACCGGCCGCGCGTGGGACGAGCAGGTGCTGGTCGCGCTCGCGCACCAGGTCCAGCAGCGCACCGACTTCCACAAGCGCACGCCGCCGGGCTTCGGGTAATCACGCAGCGGGAAGGATTTCTGACGATGAACGATGCAT
Coding sequences within it:
- a CDS encoding amidase; the protein is MIPTETLFQPVSALAEGIRARRLDPVELAEAYLQRLETLGPRLNAVVTVTRERALAEARAAKREIAAGRWRGPLHGMPYGAKDLIAAEGYPTTWGAQPYREQRFPDATVVAKLKAAGAVLVAKLASVELAGGMGYEQANASFTGPGRTPWNPEFWSGGSSSGPGAAVAAGLVPFAIGSETWGSIVTPAAFSGVTGLRPTYGRVSRAGAMALSWTMDKIGPLCRTAEDAGLILQAIAGPDPADHNSADRPYRASLALPRGRRPRIGVLKGLAEGSQAEVKRNFERSVEVLSGFAEIVRDVTLPRFPYGAAAGVIIDAEAASIFEELVDSGRVHQLTAPEDQIGGYPGQVVFARDYLRALRIRTPAAVAMDRFFVEGGFDAVVHPTRPTVSFPVGKKFSEAYSDLAGGGEPISGAANLLGLPGIALPNGFGRDNLPTSLSLTGRAWDEQVLVALAHQVQQRTDFHKRTPPGFG